One window from the genome of Montipora foliosa isolate CH-2021 chromosome 5, ASM3666993v2, whole genome shotgun sequence encodes:
- the LOC138004002 gene encoding UPF0728 protein v1g117062-like, which translates to MVKHKVTVKFGPYMSCGIVEHRTARLEGLQALLRSEGHLVEFVRTPDRDDVELVVHGETIYSCKIQDLQYGGDGKLDPKCKEALDAVNKAY; encoded by the exons ATGGTTAAGCACAAAGTAACTGTCAAGTTTGGTCCTTACATGTCTTGTGGAATAGTGGAACATCGGACTGCTCGATTAGAAGGACttcaag CACTGTTGAGAAGTGAAGGCCACCTTGTGGAGTTTGTGCGAACCCCGGACAGAGATGATGTAGAGTTAGTCGTGCATGGTGAAACGATTTACAGTTGCAAAATTCAGGATCTACAATATG GTGGCGATGGAAAACTTGATCCCAAATGCAAAGAAGCTCTTGATGCTGTCAACAAGGCCTACTGA
- the LOC138004003 gene encoding 2-oxoglutarate dehydrogenase complex component E1-like, which produces MMYAARTWTKYLKRHLLGCGSKVSFQRYRWHQTAALVAQEPFLNGSSSNYVEDMYLSWKEDPKSVHRSWDAYFRQVQNGMPPGQAYQPPPILGQRPGMVATRETVPSAVDQSTINSLVSDHLAVYSLIRCYQIRGHHMAQLDPLGIQQADLSDTKPEDLFLEYWGLGESDLDKMFQLPNTTFIGGSNDVLTLGEIVNRLEAAYCGHIGLDYMFIPEKSKCDWIRKRFEIPGIISLDPEEKRTLLKRLIRSTGFEAFLAKKWSSEKRFGIEGCEVLIPAMKTIIDKSSELGVESIIMGMPHRGRLNVLANVCRKSLEQLFTQFDSSLEASDEGSGDVKYHLGMSHERLNRATNKIIRLAVVANPSHLEAVDPVVEGKTRSEQFYRGDSQGKKVMSVLIHGDAAFSGQGVVYETFHLSALPQYTTHGTIHIVVNNQIGFTTDPRVARSSPYCTDVAKVVDAPIFHVNADDPEAVMHVCKVAAEWRAEFGKDVVIDLVCYRRHGHNEGDNPMFTQPIMYKNIAKKNPIMDLYAQKLLEDGVVTEEWVQEEKSSYDKICEEALREAKSEKRVLLNRDWLDSPWKGFFKKGYSPTLPVRSTGLSLDTIKHIGNAMSTAPGGDFKIHGGLRRVLKARHDLLEKGYVDWAMGEALAYGSLLMEGVHVRLSGQDVERGTFSHRHHVLHHQDKDKVTYSPLNDLSPDQAIYTVCNSSLSEFAVLGFELGFSMTNPFALVCWEAQFGDFNNNAQCIIDQFISSGQDKWVRQSGLVMMLPHGYEGMGPEHSSARPERFLQMSNDNPNVFPTLDELFEVNQLYSTNWQVVNCSTPANVFHIFRRQIAMNFRKPLILLTPKSLLRLEAARSHVDEMSEGTSFQRVIPDSGPASNNPEKVRKLLLCTGKVYYELVKERNKRGLEEDVAITRVEQISPFPFDLIKAEYQKYDNAQIVWAQEEPMNMGYWTYVSPRLFTAVGAKPKISYAGRPPAASTATGNKHNHISEQEDLINQALE; this is translated from the exons TCATGGGATGCCTATTTTCGGCAAGTGCAGAATGGCATGCCACCCGGCCAAGCTTATCAACCTCCACCCATCTTGGGACAGCGACCTGGAATGGTAGCAACAAGGGAAACTGTTCCAAGTGCTGTTGACCAATCAACAATCAATAGCCTGGTGTCAGATCACTTGGCCGTCTACTCATTGATTCGCTGTTATCAG ATTCGAGGTCATCACATGGCTCAACTGGATCCTCTCGGCATCCAGCAAGCAGATCTGTCAGACACCAAACCTGAAGACCTTTTTTTAGAGTACTGGGGACTAG GAGAATCTGATCTGGACAAAATGTTTCAGCTTCCAAACACAACTTTTATTGGTGGCAGCAATGATGTTCTTACCTTGGGAGAAATTGTTAACAGGCTGGAG GCTGCTTACTGTGGACACATTGGACTAGACTACATGTTTATTCCTGAAAAATCAAAAT GTGATTGGATAAGGAAGAGGTTTGAAATTCCAGGAATTATTTCATTGGACCCAGAGGAAAAGAGAACCTTGCTGAAGAGACTTATCCGATCCACAGG GTTTGAAGCTTTTCTGGCCAAAAAATGGAGCTCTGAGAAGCGTTTTGGAATTGAAGGCTGTGAAGTTTTGATCCCTGCAATGAAGACGATTATCGACAAGTCAAGTGAACTTGGTGTTGAGAGTATCATCATGGGAATGCCTCATAGAGGGAGGCTTAATGTCTTGGCCAATGTTTGCCGCAAATCTCTGGAACAGCTCTTTACTCAATTTGACTCCTCTTTGGAGGCTTCTGATGAG GGATCAGGAGATGTGAAGTATCATCTTGGAATGTCACATGAACGACTGAACAGGGCAACAAACAAGATAATCCGCTTGGCTGTCGTTGCAAATCCTTCACATTTGGAAG CTGTGGATCCTGTAGTTGAAGGCAAGACGAGATCAGAGCAGTTTTACAGGGGAGACTCACAAGGCAAAAAG GTCATGAGTGTTCTCATCCATGGTGATGCAGCATTTTCTGGGCAAGGTGTGGTGTACGAGACATTTCACTTGAGTGCTCTGCCACAATACACCACCCACGGCACCATCCACATTGTTGTCAATAAtcag ATTGGCTTTACTACGGATCCAAGAGTGGCACGCTCTTCTCCTTATTGCACTGATGTTGCTAAG GTTGTAGATGCGCCTATTTTTCATGTGAATGCTGATGATCCAGAGGCAGTCATGCATGTTTGTAAAGTAGCAGCTGAATGGAGGGCTGAGTTTGGCAAAGATGTTGTCATTGATTTG GTTTGCTATCGTCGTCATGGTCACAATGAAGGGGATAACCCCATGTTTACTCAGCCAATCATGTACAAGAATATTGCCAAAAAAAATCCCATCATGGATTTGTATGCCCAAAAGCTTCTGGAGGATGGCGTGGTCACAGAGGAATGGGTCCAG GAGGAAAAGTCAAGTTATGATAAGATTTGTGAAGAGGCTCTGAGGGAAGCTAAGTCTGAGAAGAGAGTATTGCTTAACAGAGATTGGCTGGACTCACCGTGGAAGG gttttttcaagaaaggcTACTCTCCGACTCTTCCAGTCAGATCAACAGGATTGTCTCTGGACACTATCAAACACATTGGAAATGCTATGAGCACTGCGCCTGGTGGAGACTTCAAGATTCATGGAG GTTTGCGCCGAGTTCTTAAAGCCCGACATGACTTGTTGGAGAAGGGCTATGTTGATTGGGCGATGGGTGAAGCATTGGCATATGGCTCGCTTTTGATGGAAGGAGTGCATGTGAGGTTAAGCGGACAGGATGTGGAAAGGGGAACATTCAG CCATCGCCATCATGTCCTCCATCACCAAGATAAAGACAAAGTGACTTACAGTCCGCTGAATGACCTAAGCCCTGATCAAGCCATCTACACGGTCTGCAACAGCTCTTTGTCTGAATTTGCTGTGTTAG GGTTTGAGTTGGGCTTTAGTATGACCAATCCTTTTGCACTTGTTTGCTGGGAAGCTCAGTTTGGAGACTTTAACAACAATGCACAG TGTATCATTGACCAGTTCATCAGCAGTGGACAGGACAAGTGGGTTCGACAAAGTGGCTTAGTGATGATGTTACCCCATGGATACGAGGGCATG gGGCCGGAACACTCCAGTGCCAGACCAGAAAGATTTTTGCAAATGAGCAATGATAATCCAAATGTGTTCCCA ACTTTGGACGAGTTATTTGAAGTGAATCAGCTGTATTCCACAAACTGGCAG GTTGTTAATTGCAGCACACCTGCCAATGTCTTCCACATTTTCCGTCGTCAGATTGCAATGAACTTCCGCAAACCT CTCATTTTGTTGACGCCCAAGAGCCTTCTTCGATTGGAGGCGGCTAGATCGCATGTCGATGAAATGTCAGAAG GTACTTCATTCCAACGGGTGATTCCTGATTCCGGGCCAGCATCCAACAACCCGGAGAAGGTCCGCAAACTGCTTCTCTGTACTGGTAAAGTCTATTATGAACTTGTGAAG GAGCGTAACAAAAGAGGGTTAGAGGAAGACGTTGCCATTACTCGAGTTGAACAG ATAAGCCCTTTCCCGTTTGACTTAATAAAAGCCGAATACCAAAAGTACGACAATGCGCAGATAGTCTGGGCACAGGAAGAACCAATGAACATGGGATACTGGACTTACGTCAGCCCGCGACTTTTCACAGCTGTTGGAGCCAAACCCAAGATAAG TTATGCTGGCCGCCCTCCTGCAGCCTCGACTGCAACAGGAAACAAACACAACCACATTTCCGAACAGGAAGACCTCATCAACCAAGCTTTGGAATAA